Proteins encoded by one window of Vibrio algicola:
- a CDS encoding Na+/H+ antiporter NhaC family protein, which yields MSHASSDHSASTDTPTSSPLALLPLGLFLSLFIGVGAYLTYQGVDFAFYQLPAPIATLPAIIVAIILSKEKLNKAIEQFLRGVGHPDIIAMCMIYLLAGAFAAVAKASGGVDATVNLGLSLLPTSMILPGIFLISAFIATAMGTSMGTIAAVGPVALGIAQSAGMSLPLTAGVVLSGAMFGDNLSIISDTTIAATRSQGCEMKDKFRENIRIALPAALIALVIFAFSSTATQTPPTEAVEWLKIIPYLAILILAVSGVNVFAVLTLGIILAAGVSLFSVTDYSLTHLGKDIYAGFGNMQEIFLLSMLIGGLSELMRQQGGLSFLTQLVSKIIHKFGSHHSAQANSRASEVGIASLVSLTNICTANNTVAIIVSGSVARQLAEENNVSAKRSASLLDIFSCVMQGLLPYGAQVLLLGSVFGLSPLQVVANSYYCMLLALTALVSIFLKHQGRKKSTSQQAQS from the coding sequence ATGTCTCACGCTTCATCTGATCACTCTGCGTCTACTGACACGCCAACATCTTCTCCATTGGCTTTATTGCCATTGGGGTTATTTCTCAGCTTATTTATTGGGGTTGGCGCTTATCTGACTTATCAAGGGGTGGATTTTGCCTTCTATCAATTACCCGCTCCGATCGCGACTCTGCCTGCTATTATCGTCGCTATCATCTTAAGTAAAGAAAAGCTCAATAAAGCGATTGAGCAATTTTTGCGTGGCGTTGGGCACCCCGATATTATTGCCATGTGTATGATTTATTTATTGGCTGGTGCATTTGCCGCGGTTGCTAAAGCTTCTGGTGGCGTCGATGCAACGGTTAATCTGGGCTTATCTTTATTGCCAACCAGTATGATCTTGCCGGGCATATTTTTAATTTCGGCTTTTATTGCTACCGCGATGGGCACTTCTATGGGCACGATTGCGGCAGTAGGCCCTGTGGCATTAGGCATTGCTCAATCGGCTGGAATGAGTTTGCCACTGACTGCCGGCGTGGTGTTAAGCGGCGCAATGTTTGGCGACAATTTATCCATCATCTCAGACACCACCATTGCTGCCACTCGTTCGCAAGGTTGTGAAATGAAAGATAAATTTCGTGAAAACATCCGTATTGCATTGCCTGCAGCTCTTATTGCTTTGGTGATATTTGCGTTTAGCAGCACCGCCACCCAAACCCCACCGACCGAAGCGGTTGAATGGTTGAAGATTATTCCCTATTTAGCGATTTTAATTTTGGCTGTCTCAGGAGTAAATGTATTTGCGGTGTTAACTTTAGGGATTATTTTAGCCGCCGGAGTGAGCTTATTTTCCGTCACCGATTACTCCCTAACCCATCTTGGCAAAGATATTTACGCCGGCTTTGGCAATATGCAGGAAATCTTTTTGCTCTCCATGTTAATTGGCGGTTTGAGTGAGTTAATGCGTCAGCAAGGTGGGTTAAGCTTTTTAACTCAATTGGTGAGCAAAATTATTCATAAATTTGGCAGCCATCATTCAGCGCAGGCGAATTCTCGTGCCAGTGAAGTGGGTATTGCCAGTTTAGTATCATTAACCAATATTTGTACCGCGAATAATACCGTGGCGATCATTGTGTCGGGCAGTGTGGCGCGTCAATTAGCGGAAGAAAATAATGTCTCGGCCAAACGTTCAGCTAGCTTGTTGGATATTTTTTCTTGCGTGATGCAAGGTCTTCTACCTTATGGCGCACAAGTGTTATTACTCGGTTCGGTATTTGGTTTATCGCCGCTGCAAGTGGTGGCTAATTCTTATTATTGCATGTTACTGGCGCTGACCGCTTTGGTATCTATTTTCTTAAAGCATCAAGGGCGTAAAAAATCAACGTCGCAACAAGCCCAATCGTAA
- a CDS encoding methylated-DNA--[protein]-cysteine S-methyltransferase — protein MLKTQTSETEKTVFTTMPSPYGELSIQSNSQGLLGLWLATYTTKPDQLGEYVAGDQLQTALPPQAILAQTVLQLEQYFSGQRAQFDLPLAATGTAFQQQVWQALTDIPYGETCSYQDIANAIGNPKAVRAVGLANGKNPISIIVPCHRVIGKNGKLTGYAGGVEVKQGLLETEARNK, from the coding sequence ATGCTCAAAACTCAAACATCAGAGACTGAAAAGACCGTGTTTACCACCATGCCAAGCCCGTATGGTGAGTTAAGCATTCAATCGAATTCGCAAGGTTTATTGGGGCTGTGGTTAGCCACTTATACCACTAAACCGGATCAGCTTGGTGAGTATGTGGCTGGTGATCAATTACAAACAGCTCTTCCGCCTCAAGCTATCTTGGCGCAAACCGTGTTGCAGCTTGAACAATACTTTAGCGGTCAACGAGCCCAATTTGATTTGCCACTGGCGGCAACCGGAACCGCTTTTCAGCAACAAGTTTGGCAAGCTCTTACTGACATCCCTTATGGTGAAACTTGTAGCTACCAAGACATTGCAAATGCTATCGGCAACCCTAAAGCGGTGCGCGCGGTTGGTTTGGCCAATGGTAAAAATCCGATTTCGATTATTGTGCCATGTCATCGAGTGATAGGTAAAAACGGCAAATTGACTGGTTACGCGGGTGGGGTAGAAGTGAAGCAAGGGTTGCTTGAAACGGAAGCGAGAAACAAATAA
- the gmk gene encoding guanylate kinase has product MGKGTLYIVSAPSGAGKSSLISAMLERNPNYAMKVSVSHTTRDQRPGEEDGLHYHFVEKDHFVELMNQGVFLEHAEVFGNYYGTSQVWIEETLNKGIDVFLDIDWQGARQIRQQMPQAKGIFILPPSNGELERRLNTRGQDSEEIIAGRMSKAKSEISHYNEYDYLIINDDFDAALMDFKAIIRAERLKQDKQAVKFNGMLKALLSE; this is encoded by the coding sequence ATCGGCAAAGGTACTCTTTATATCGTTTCCGCCCCAAGTGGTGCTGGTAAATCGAGCTTAATTTCAGCCATGTTAGAGCGCAATCCTAACTACGCAATGAAAGTGTCTGTATCTCATACCACCCGCGATCAACGCCCTGGTGAAGAAGATGGTTTGCATTACCACTTTGTCGAAAAAGACCATTTTGTTGAGTTAATGAATCAAGGCGTATTCCTTGAGCATGCTGAAGTCTTTGGCAACTATTACGGCACTTCTCAAGTGTGGATTGAAGAAACCTTAAATAAAGGCATTGATGTCTTTTTGGATATTGATTGGCAAGGGGCGCGTCAAATTCGCCAGCAAATGCCACAAGCCAAAGGTATCTTCATTTTACCGCCGTCAAATGGTGAATTAGAGCGTCGTTTGAATACCCGTGGGCAAGATAGTGAAGAGATCATTGCTGGCCGCATGAGCAAAGCAAAATCCGAAATTTCCCACTACAATGAATATGATTATTTGATCATAAATGATGACTTTGATGCCGCATTAATGGATTTTAAAGCCATAATTCGCGCAGAGCGTCTAAAACAAGATAAACAAGCGGTTAAGTTCAACGGCATGTTAAAAGCTTTACTGTCTGAATAA
- the rpoZ gene encoding DNA-directed RNA polymerase subunit omega, with protein sequence MARVTVQDAVEKVGNRFDLVLIAARRARQMQTGNKDALVPEENDKTTVIALREIEEGLITKDVLDTRERQEQQEQDAAELAAVSSIVHNR encoded by the coding sequence ATGGCACGCGTAACTGTTCAAGACGCTGTTGAAAAAGTCGGTAATCGTTTCGACCTAGTTCTTATTGCGGCTCGCCGCGCACGTCAAATGCAAACTGGCAACAAAGATGCATTGGTTCCTGAAGAAAATGATAAAACAACCGTGATCGCATTACGCGAAATCGAAGAAGGTTTGATCACTAAAGACGTATTAGACACCCGTGAACGCCAAGAGCAGCAAGAGCAAGACGCTGCTGAACTTGCCGCAGTAAGCAGCATCGTTCACAACCGTTAA
- the spoT gene encoding bifunctional GTP diphosphokinase/guanosine-3',5'-bis pyrophosphate 3'-pyrophosphohydrolase: MHLFESLKAVAQEYLSEPQLETLRDAYIVAKNAHEGQFRSSGEPYIIHPVAVARILAEMRLDDETLMAALLHDVIEDTEVSKQDLAAQFGETVAELVDGVSKLDKLKFRDRKEAQAENFRKMVLAMVQDIRVILIKLADRTHNMRTLGALRPDKRRRIARETLEIFSPLAHRLGIHNIKTELEELGFEALYPNRYRVLKEVVKAARGNRKEMIQRIHSEIEGRLDDFGLEFRVLGREKNLYSIYNKMRTKEQRFHTIMDIYAFRVIVDSADTCYRVLGQVHNLYKPRPSRMKDYIAVPKANGYQSLHTSMVGPHGVPVEVQIRTEDMDQMADKGVAAHWSYKANGEISGTTAQIKAQRWMQSLLELQQSAGNSFEFIENVKSDLFPDEIFVFTPKGRIVELPAGATAVDFAYAVHTDVGHTCVGARVDRSPYPLSKDLKNGQTIEIISAPGARPNAAWLNYVVTSRARTKIRQVLKTMRREESIALGRRLLHHALGEFSLADITPENINHVLSDLRLESVTDLLADIGLGELMSVVIARRLLGNADQLTEVKTFDKDGNPTINNKLAIRGAEGILLTYAKCCHPIPGDDIIAHVSPGRGLVVHRETCPNVRGYQKEPDRYMSVEWSKDFEQEFISEIKVDMQNSQGALADLTNVISSTGSNIHGIATEEKDGRLYTVTLLLTAKDRVHLASIMKRIRVMPHTLKVRRARN; this comes from the coding sequence TTGCATCTATTTGAAAGTTTAAAAGCCGTAGCCCAAGAGTATTTGTCAGAGCCTCAACTTGAGACTCTGCGTGATGCTTATATCGTGGCTAAAAATGCTCACGAAGGCCAATTCCGCTCGAGTGGTGAACCTTATATCATTCACCCCGTTGCGGTTGCTCGGATCTTGGCTGAAATGCGCCTTGATGACGAAACTTTAATGGCGGCCCTGCTGCATGATGTAATCGAAGATACTGAGGTCTCGAAACAAGATCTCGCCGCCCAGTTTGGTGAAACCGTTGCAGAGTTAGTTGATGGGGTGTCAAAACTCGATAAACTAAAATTCCGTGACCGCAAAGAAGCCCAAGCCGAAAACTTCCGAAAAATGGTCTTAGCCATGGTGCAAGACATTCGGGTGATTTTAATTAAGCTGGCTGACCGTACTCACAATATGCGCACGTTAGGAGCTCTTCGCCCAGATAAACGTCGCCGCATTGCGCGTGAAACCTTAGAAATTTTCTCTCCCCTTGCCCACCGTTTAGGTATCCACAATATTAAAACTGAACTAGAAGAGTTAGGTTTTGAAGCGTTATACCCAAATCGTTATCGCGTACTCAAAGAAGTGGTGAAAGCAGCGCGTGGCAACCGTAAAGAAATGATCCAGCGTATTCACAGCGAAATTGAAGGCCGTCTTGACGATTTTGGCTTAGAGTTTCGAGTATTAGGTCGAGAAAAAAATCTCTATTCTATCTACAATAAAATGCGCACTAAAGAGCAGCGATTCCATACTATTATGGATATTTATGCCTTCCGCGTTATTGTCGATTCGGCCGATACTTGTTATCGAGTATTAGGCCAAGTACATAACTTGTACAAGCCTCGCCCAAGCCGCATGAAAGATTATATTGCGGTACCGAAAGCGAATGGATATCAATCCTTGCACACCTCAATGGTAGGCCCACACGGGGTCCCGGTTGAAGTGCAAATTCGCACCGAAGATATGGATCAAATGGCCGACAAAGGTGTGGCAGCGCACTGGTCTTATAAAGCCAATGGTGAAATATCGGGTACCACGGCGCAAATTAAAGCCCAACGTTGGATGCAAAGCCTGCTTGAGCTGCAACAAAGTGCCGGTAACTCATTTGAATTTATTGAAAACGTAAAATCGGATCTCTTCCCAGATGAGATTTTCGTGTTTACCCCGAAAGGTCGCATTGTTGAATTACCGGCTGGTGCTACCGCGGTCGATTTTGCTTACGCAGTGCATACCGATGTGGGTCATACTTGTGTCGGTGCGCGCGTTGATCGCAGCCCTTACCCACTCAGTAAAGATCTTAAAAATGGTCAAACCATTGAGATCATTAGTGCTCCTGGCGCTCGTCCCAATGCCGCGTGGCTTAACTATGTGGTGACTTCTCGTGCTCGTACTAAGATCCGTCAAGTACTGAAAACCATGCGCCGTGAAGAATCGATCGCCTTAGGTCGTCGCTTGCTTCATCACGCACTAGGTGAATTCTCGCTGGCCGATATTACCCCTGAAAATATCAATCACGTTCTATCTGATCTGCGTTTAGAGTCTGTCACCGATCTCTTGGCCGATATTGGTCTAGGCGAACTAATGAGCGTCGTGATCGCGCGTCGCTTATTAGGCAATGCCGATCAACTGACCGAAGTGAAAACCTTCGATAAAGACGGTAATCCAACCATTAATAATAAGTTGGCGATCCGTGGCGCAGAAGGCATTTTATTAACTTACGCCAAATGTTGTCACCCAATTCCTGGCGACGATATTATTGCGCACGTTTCTCCTGGTCGCGGCTTAGTGGTACACCGTGAAACCTGTCCAAACGTGCGTGGATATCAAAAAGAACCAGATCGCTACATGAGCGTGGAATGGTCGAAAGATTTTGAGCAAGAATTTATCTCTGAAATTAAAGTCGATATGCAAAATAGCCAGGGGGCATTAGCCGATCTTACCAATGTTATTTCTTCCACTGGCTCGAATATCCACGGTATTGCCACCGAAGAAAAAGATGGCCGCTTGTATACCGTGACCTTATTGCTGACCGCCAAAGACCGCGTGCATTTAGCCAGTATTATGAAGCGCATCCGCGTTATGCCACACACACTGAAAGTGCGTCGCGCTCGCAATTAA
- a CDS encoding DUF1338 domain-containing protein, with the protein MSAVETLFEHFWLDYSERLCPSALKVKSLLRAKKLLTKEKPLINDHIALRTFSGAKLGLDKLAQHFIALGYQQQGEYHFTDKKLYAHHYQHPDPSLPKVFISELLLEQCSERVNQIVSELIHDLPNQYSDNAEFLYQGRPWRLTIEQYQQLAKESEYAAWVAAHGFGANHFTVSVNDLAGFSDLKPMNDFLVWHSFVMNSAGGVIKGSPEVGLEQSSTMADLVEVEFSDGRLTIPAGFYEFSKRYPIGEMEEGELYQGFVTASADKIFESTNS; encoded by the coding sequence ATGTCTGCGGTAGAAACGTTATTTGAGCACTTTTGGTTAGATTACAGTGAGCGTTTATGTCCTTCTGCACTCAAAGTAAAAAGTTTGTTGAGAGCGAAAAAGTTACTCACCAAAGAAAAACCGCTGATTAATGACCATATTGCTCTGCGTACGTTTTCTGGGGCTAAATTGGGTTTAGATAAACTGGCACAACACTTTATTGCGCTCGGTTATCAGCAACAAGGTGAGTATCATTTCACCGACAAAAAGCTGTATGCCCATCATTATCAGCATCCCGATCCTAGCCTGCCTAAAGTATTTATTAGTGAGTTACTGCTTGAGCAATGTTCCGAGAGAGTCAATCAGATCGTGTCTGAACTCATTCATGATTTGCCTAATCAATATAGTGATAATGCAGAGTTCTTATATCAAGGCCGACCTTGGCGACTGACCATCGAGCAATATCAACAGTTAGCCAAAGAAAGTGAATATGCCGCTTGGGTGGCCGCGCATGGTTTTGGTGCCAATCATTTCACTGTTAGTGTGAATGACTTGGCGGGATTTTCCGATCTTAAACCGATGAATGATTTTTTAGTGTGGCACAGCTTTGTGATGAACAGTGCTGGTGGGGTGATCAAAGGCTCACCCGAAGTTGGCTTAGAGCAGTCTTCGACCATGGCCGATTTAGTTGAGGTCGAATTTAGCGATGGTCGACTTACCATTCCGGCAGGATTTTATGAATTCTCTAAACGTTACCCAATTGGCGAAATGGAAGAGGGGGAATTGTATCAAGGGTTTGTGACTGCTTCGGCCGATAAGATTTTTGAAAGTACTAATAGTTAA
- a CDS encoding aminodeoxychorismate/anthranilate synthase component II has translation MLLIIDNYDSFTYNLYQYFCELGCEVKVVRNDEIDIAGIETLKPSHLVISPGPCTPNEAGISLAAIEHFAGKLPILGVCLGHQAIAQAFGGKVIRARQVMHGKTSPIMHTATSVFKGLNNPLTVTRYHSLVVQTDSLPACFELTAWTTLDNGEMDEIMGYQHKTLPIDAVQFHPESIKTEQGHQILANFLKR, from the coding sequence ATGCTACTGATCATCGATAATTACGATTCATTTACCTATAACCTTTACCAATACTTTTGTGAGTTAGGTTGTGAGGTCAAAGTGGTGCGTAATGATGAGATTGATATTGCGGGCATTGAGACACTAAAGCCCTCTCACTTAGTGATTTCCCCCGGCCCATGCACCCCGAATGAAGCGGGCATTTCATTAGCCGCAATCGAGCACTTTGCTGGCAAGTTACCGATTTTAGGTGTCTGCCTTGGTCACCAAGCGATTGCACAAGCGTTTGGCGGTAAAGTGATACGCGCCAGACAAGTCATGCATGGCAAAACCTCTCCGATCATGCACACAGCAACCAGTGTATTTAAAGGGCTGAATAATCCTTTAACCGTGACTCGTTATCATTCGCTGGTGGTACAAACCGACAGTTTACCAGCGTGTTTTGAGCTGACCGCTTGGACCACACTCGACAATGGAGAGATGGATGAAATCATGGGTTATCAGCATAAAACCTTGCCGATTGATGCGGTGCAATTTCACCCAGAATCGATCAAAACCGAACAAGGTCATCAAATTTTAGCGAACTTTCTCAAACGTTAA